One Bufo gargarizans isolate SCDJY-AF-19 chromosome 4, ASM1485885v1, whole genome shotgun sequence DNA window includes the following coding sequences:
- the LOC122935506 gene encoding uncharacterized protein LOC122935506 — MEYLFTLQGCRKWQRLNPNIQVGYLVLLKDQQAERIEWPMGLVVKSAPSDDEFNPSVVLAFVPARSCHLQFSGDHGTFSPPIFNGNFEMFLHVSTTPYHYQAQPMMPLLFDSLFEITSEIEHQDVDLRGFEKDLVKSVREKIIERMVYFPSGVNSLILKEIRWKTVYRVTLMFWLHLIQGGKEMRNFLKTQLKALESYPLGSSNAKLVSFTVEDVNECQLGMQNCHSNAHCVNMVGSYSCYCMDGYEDHSPAAPGIVCTSSKPAEIHSLSEHLEILIGAVVTACRCCGACCHHPLYCPSKETSKSEFWPARPANKRARTTCFRR; from the exons ATGGAGTATCTTTTTACTTTGCAAGGATGCAGGAAATGGCAACGCCTGAACCCTAACATACAAGTTGGATATCTCGTTCTGCTCAAGGACCAGCAAGCTGAAAGAATCGAGTGGCCTATGGGACTTGTTGTAAAGAGCGCTCCTAGTGATGACG AGTTTAATCCATCTGTAGTGTTGGCCTTTGTACCTGCAAGAAGCTGCCACTTACAGTTTAGTGGAGATCATGGTACATTCTCCCCACCAATATTCAATGGAAATTTTGAG ATGTTTCTCCATGTTTCCACCACACCCTATCATTATCAAGCACAGCCTATGATGCCTCTGTTATTTG ACTCCTTATTTGAGATAACCTCTGAAATTGAACACCAAGATGTTGATTTGAGGGGTTTCGAAAAAGACCTTGTCAAGTCAGTCAGAGAAAAG ATTATAGAAAGGATGGTTTATTTTCCAAGTGGAGTGAACTCCCTCATCCTGAAGGAAATCAGATG gaAAACTGTCTACAGAGTAACACTGATGTTTTGGCTACACCTGATTCAAGGAGGAAAAGAAATGAGAAACTTTCTAAAAACTCAGCTAAAAGCTTTAGAAAGTTATCCCCTTGGATCATCCAATGCAAAACTTGTATCCTTCACAGTGGAAG ATGTGAATGAATGTCAGCTTGGCATGCAGAACTGCCATAGTAATGCTCATTGTGTCAATATGGTTGGTTCTTATTCATGTTATTGTATGGATGGATATGAGGACCACTCTCCTGCTGCTCCAGGGATTGTGTGTACCTCTTCCAAGCCTGCAG AGATACATTCTCTTTCGGAACACCTGGAGATTCTCATtggggctgtggtcactgcctGCCGTTGCTGTGGTGCTTGTTGTCATCATCCTTTGTATTGTCCATCAAAAGAGACGAGTAAAAGTGAATTTTGGCCTGCAAGACCCGCCAACAAGAGAGCGAGAACCACATGCTTCAGGAGGTGA